The segment TGCTCGTTTGTCGTAAAACAAGCGGCGTTTAGTTAAACAACTAATTGATTTGTAATTGTGGAAGAAATATCTGCATCAATATCGTTCATTATTGCTGCTTTATATTCTTCGTTGATAGCTAGCTATTTATTTGGGGAGAGCATTAGTGTCTCGCAGACGAGTGGTGATTACCGGTTTAGGGCTTGTGACTCCATTAGGAAATACGGTTTCAGCTACCTGGCAAAAAATACTAGCTGGTCAAAGTGGCATCAGCACTATTGATTTTATGGATGTAGCAAACCTGCCAACGAAGTTTGCAGGTGCCATCAAGGACTTGGATATTACTGAGTATATGCCTGCAAAACAGGCCCGCAAAATAGATATGTTTATTCAGTATGGTTTGGTTGCAGCAATTCAAGCCATAAAAGATGCTGGCTTTGAAGTCTCTGATGCTAATGCAGATCGGATTGGTACGGTGATTGGTTCAGGTATAGGGGGCATCTCCACCATTGAGCAGAATGTGCAGATTCTCAATCAATCTGGGCCGAGACGAATTTCTCCTTTCTTTGTTCCAGCCTCTATTGTCAATATGGCTAGTGGCCAGTTATCCATGATGTATAACCTTCGGGGTCCAAACTATGCCATTAGCACCGCCTGTACCACAGGTACCCACTGTATAGGGTTGGCAGCACGCAATATTGCTTATGACGAAGCTGATATCATGGTGGCTGGCGGAGCTGAAAAAGCCTCAGCAGCAATCGGTATGGCAGGGTTTAGTGCTGCAAGGGCTTTGTCGACTCGTAATGATGATCCAGAAAAAGCCAGTCGCCCTTGGGATAAAGATCGTGATGGTTTTGTCTTGAGTGATGGGGCGGGTGTGTTGGTGCTAGAAGAGTACGAACATGCTAAGCGTCGAGGTGCCACTATTTATGCAGAGCTGACAGGCTTTGGTATGAGCGCCGATGCCTTTCATGTCACTGCACCGCCTGAGGATGGCCGTGGAGCACTCAAAGCGATGAAGAATGCTTTAAAAGATGCCAAACTGCCTCCTGAACAAATTAATTACATTAACGCTCACGGCACTTCTACACCAGCTGGTGATGTGGCAGAGTCTCGAGCAGTTGAGCAGCTGATGGGATCCCATGCGACTGCATTGGCAATGAGCTCTACCAAATCAATGACCGGGCATTTATTGGGCGCTGCAGGAGCTATAGAGGCGGCGTTTACTGCGTTGGCCATTCGTGACCAGGTTGTCCCGCCTACTATCAACCTAGATAACCCGGATCCAGAATGTACGCTTGACTATGTGCCACATGAAGCACGATCGTTGGCGATAGAGTATGCGCTATCAAACTCTTTTGGATTTGGTGGTACGAATGCTTCACTGGTATTTGCCAAAGTCTAACCTCTGGCTCAAGTAAGCTTTTATTGATAATGAGCGTGTTGCAAAAGTACTTCAAATCAAGCCTTTTCTCCCCGTAAGAGTGTCGCGAAAAGGTACTGGAGAATAAATATGGAGTAACAGGGTATTCTTCCACCGCTCTACAAGGCCATCCCTGGCCTTTAGAGCTTTAGCTGTTCCCGGCAGCCGTTCCAGAGCACCCTATCACTCCATATTTCCAAGCTTTAGCAACGAGCTCAAAGGGGTAAAGTGCTAAAAATGACTTTTGCAACACTCTGCAAAAGAGGTAGTAGATAGGTTGGCTGAACAAGGTCGATTAAATAACGGTTGGCTAAATGGTGAGGCAGTTGCTGACTTGCCAGCAACAGATCGAGGGTTGCACTATGGCGATGGTTTGTTTGAAACCATCCGAGTGGATAACAAGCAGCCTATTTGGTGGCAGCAGCATTTAGAGCGACTTTTGCTGGGTTGCGAGCGTCTTGGCATAACCATTGAGCCAGGCATTGTTGAGCAAGAGCTACAGGGTTTTATTGTTAAGCAAAAGGATCATGGCATCGTAAAGCTTATGATTACCCGTGGCTCAGGTGGTCGTGGTTATAGCCCCTCAGGTGCCAATCAGCCAACGCGGCTGCTGTTATGGTATCCACTGCCTAACTACCCTGCGAAAAATTTCCAACAAGGTATTCAGCTATTTGATTGTCAGAGCTTATTGGGGCATCAGCCTTTACTAGCAGGCTTAAAACATCTGAATCGGCTTGAGCAGGTGCTGGCCCGGCAAGAGTGGAATGATAACCAGTTTGCAGAAGGGCTAATGCTAGATTTGAACCAGCATATTGTAGAAGGCACAATGACCAATGTTTTTTGGGTGGCCGATAATGGTGAGTTGCACACACCAAACCTAAATGATTGTGGAGTGGCTGGCGTTTGTCGCCAGTTTGTGCTTCAACAAGCACAGCAGCTGGGTATTACGACGAAACAGGAGTGTTACACTGTTGCTGATCTTGCCAAGGCCAAAGAAGTATTTGTCTGTAATAGTGTGATAGGAGTCTGGCCAGTCAGAGCTTACCGCCAGTGGTCTTGGCCTCTAGGCTCCTTGACTCAGCAGTTGCAGGCACTGATAAATGCTGTAATGCCATGCGAACGTTTATTTTCAAAACAATAACATTGTTGCTTTTTCTTGCCGGCATCGCTTTAGTTGCCGCTGCCTGGGCGCTAATTTATGGGGTTGATATGTATGGCCAGCAGCCCCTAAAGGCTCAACAGCAAACCACTCTTACCATTGCCAGTGGTTCTTCTGTCAAGCAGATTACTCAACAGTTGAAGTCACAAGGGCTGGTTGAGTATGATTGGCTATTTGCACTTTACATTAGAGCCAAAGGCAAAGCCCATCAGCTAAAAGCGGGAGAGTTTGAATTACAAGCGAATGCTAATCATCAGGATTTATTGAGTACACTCGTCAACGGTAAGCAGCGGCAGTACAGCGTTACTCTGGTTGAAGGCTGGAATGTGAAGCAAATGTTGAGTGCTATTACCAAGCATCCTCAAATTACCCATACTTTACCAGTATCAGTAGATCAAGAAAGCTTATTGGAGGCACTAGGGCTACCGAGCAAGCATGCAGAGGGGTTGTTTTTTCCTGACACCTATTTTTTTACTGCGGGTATGAGTGACAAAGACTTACTGCTGCGAGCATACCGGAAGATGGATAAGGTACTTGCACAAGAATGGCAGCAGCGCAAAGAAGGTCTCCCTTATCAATCACCCTACGAAGTGCTTATCATGGCTTCAATTGTGGAAAAAGAGACAGGCACTGCAGGTGAAAGGCCCCAAATTGCTGGCGTGTTTACTCGTCGTCTGGAAAAAGGGATGCGGTTACAAACTGATCCTACGGTTATTTATGGGTTAGGGGAAAAATACCAGGGCAATTTGACTCGTAAGCATTTACGCCAGCCAACCCCTTATAACACTTATACCATTAAGGGCTTACCCCCTACACCGATTGCCTTACCGGGTAAAGCTGCAATTAACGCCGTATTAAATCCAGCGCCTGGTAAGTCCTTGTACTTTGTAGCTAAAGGGGATGGTAGTCACTATTTTTCTGCAACGCTTAAAGAGCATAATCGAGCAGTGCGTAAATATCAGTTAAACCGGCGTGCTAACTATCGCTCTCAACCAGTTAATAATTAAGTAATTTTTAAGCAAAATACCATGTCAAAACTGAAGTCAGGTCTATTCATTACCGTGGAAGGCTCTGAAGGGGTAGGCAAGTCTACCTGTATATCATTTATTACTAACTGGCTACATGCTAATGGCCTGCCTTGTATAGCCACCAGAGAGCCAGGGGGAACCCCCTTTGCTGAGACAATCCGTAACTTGTTATTGGCGCCACAGCAGGAGCCTGTTACCGATCTCACTGAGTTATTGTTGATGTTTGCGGCCCGGGCTCAGCATCTTGAGCAGGTAATCAAACCTGCTATGGCTGAACAAAAAATAGTGGTTTGTGACCGATTTACAGATGCCACCTATGCTTATCAAGGCGGCGGGCGAGGAGGTGATTTCCTTCAAATCAGTCAGCTTGAGCAACTTGTGCAGGGCTCACTTAGACCTCACGCCACACTGCTGCTAGACATGCCGGTAGCAGATGCGTTAAAGCGAGCGGCTAAGCGAGGAGCGCTAGACCGTATAGAGAGCCAGACCATCGATTTTTTTGAGCGGGTCAGACAGGCCTATTTGGAAAGAGCCAAGCAATATCCTGAACAATTCTACCTTATTGATGCAAGTCAGCCCCTGGCACAGGTTCAGCAGCAGGTTGAACAGGTATTGGCCAAGGTTGTAAAGCAACATGCTTAGCTTTGAAGCTAAGCCATTGCCTTGGCAATTAGCGCAATGGCAGCAGTTAATGGCTCAGCGTCATCAACAAAAGCTGGCTCATGCTTATTTACTGCATGGTATGCCAGGAGTAGGGAAACTGCACTTTGCTCAATTGTTTGGCCAGCTGTTGCTGTGTGTGCAGCCAAATGTAAACACTACTGCACCTTGTCAGCAATGCAAATCATGCCTGTTATTTAATGCAGGCTCTCATCCAGATATTTTGCAGATTGCACCTGAAGGAACCGGCAAGCCAATTAAGGTTGATCAAATCCGGCAGCTCATTGATTTTGCAGCCAAAACTGCTCAGCAAGGTGGTTATCGGGTGATTATTATTGACCCAGCAGATGCCATGAACATCAATGCCAGCAATGCTTTGCTGAAGTGTCTGGAAGAGCCTGGTCACAATACGATTTTGTTGTTACTGAGTGAGCAAACCAGTGCATTGCTGGCAACCATCAAAAGCCGTTGTCAGGTACTGGCATTTCCACTTCCAGAGTTAGAATTAGCGAAAGACTGGCTGCTACACCAGTCACTGCCTGATAGCGACTTAGAAAATTTATTAGTAGCCGCTCATTATCAGCCCCTTACAGCCTTAACGTTCCACAAGGAACAGCGGCTGAAGCAGCGTCAGGCATTACAGTCCTGCTTGGCAGCAATTACCAAAGGACAGAAAACCCCTGTGGCTGCTGCTCAGGAATGGCTCAATGAAGATTTACTCTGCCTATTTGACTGGCTGGTAGACTGGTTGGCAGAGATGATTAAGTGGGCGATGGCAAAAGATGAGACATTCATCAAAAATCAGGATATGCTTAAAATGTTGAGTTATGTTTCAACTAAAGCAGGTGTAACTCGACTCTATGGTTATTATATGTGGCTGTCTGAACAGCGTCAGCGGCTGTTAGGTGCGGCAAACCAGAATAAGCAGTTAATGTTGGAAAGCCTGTTTATTGGCTGGCTTCATCTAACAATCCATTAGATAGATTGAATACAGTTAGGCTGTTGTCATGAAACCTCCTAAGTTTGGTCCACGAAACGGAATCTTGTCATTAACCATTAAGGATAAAGCGGTGCTCTATGCGGCTTATATGCCTTTTGTGGGGAATGGTGGGCTGTTTATTCCAACTAATAAGACTTATCAGCTAGGCGATGAAGTGTTCTTGCTGCTTAATTTGATGGATGAGCCAGAAAAGATTCCTGTTGCAGGTAAGGTAGTATGGGTCACTCCAAAGGGTGCTCAAGGTAACCGTGCTGCAGGCATAGGTGTACAATTTAACGGGCAGGATGATATGGCTCGAAATAAAATTGAAACCTACCTGGCTGGAGCACTACAGTCTGATAGACCGACCCATACTATGTAACGCTCATTGTTAATAAGTTCTTCTAAGCCCGTGTTTTTACACGGGTTTTTTATTTATTTTAAGAAATTACTTTAAGTCGTATTTTACGGTATCCAGTAATACCAAACATTACGGATTTACTTTACTGATTAGAATGGGTAATACCCAGTACGTATTACAGGTTAGGTTCTGCTGTTATGTTAATTGACTCACATTGTCATTTAGACCGTATTGATTTAGCGCCTTATCAAGGTGATTTATCAGCTGCTTTGCAACAAGCGAGTAATCGAGGGGTTGCTGGCTTTTTAGCAATTGCTGTGGATAAGGACAATATCAACACAGTGGTTGAGATAGCGCAGCTATATGACAATGTCTGGGCTAGTGTCGGTGTTCATCCATTATCCGCTGCTGAAGGGTCACTATCTGTTGAGGAGCTAATCAGCCATGCCAGTCAAGAAAAGGTAGTGGCAATTGGAGAAACTGGGCTGGATTATTACTATGATCAGCACTCCCAGGCCGAGCAGCTCAAATCATTTGCAGATCATATAGCGGTTGCGAAACAGTTGAACAAGCCGCTGGTAATTCATACTCGCCAAGCTAAAGCAGACACGTTAACACTTCTGCGTTCAGAAGGGGCTGAGCAAGCAGGCGGTGTTTTACATTGCTTTACCGAAGACTGGGATATGGCCAAGCAAGCCATGGATTTGGGCTTTTATATTTCAATTTCTGGGATTGTAACTTTTAAGAAGGCTACCAATGTCCATGAAGTCGCTAAGCAAGTGCCACTAGATCGCCTATTAGTGGAGACGGATTCGCCTTATCTGGCACCAGTGCCTTATCGTGGTAAAACCAATGAACCACAGTATGTGGTGGAAGTAGCGAAGTGTTTGGCTGAATTACGGGGCGAATCATTTGATGTACTGGCTCAGCAAACCACTGAGAACTTTTTCAGGCTATTTGCTGGTGCAAGGCGGCTTTAAGGAAGGGGTAGGTAAGTGATGCAGAACCTTATGAGGCATGGATGCCGATTAGAGCATCCAGGGAGGGACTTGCTGCGTGTTCTGGATCGCTTACCTAGCCCGTATGTCAAAGTGATCAAATTATTCTTCCAACAACTCCTTCCGACCTCGAAAATACTCCAACGCTTCAGGGTTAGCTAAAGCATCAGTGTTATCGACGGTTTCGTTATGGATCACTTTTCGTACTGCCAGCTCGACTATTTTGCCGCTAATAGTACGGGGGATATCAGCCACCTCTAAGACTTTGGCTGGCACATGGCGAGGGGTCGTATGCTCACGAATGGTTTTTTTAATGGTGGTGGTCAGTTGTTCAGTTAAATGCACATCAGGCTTCAGCTTGACAAACAGCACCACACGCACGTCATCTTGCCATTGCTGACCTACCGCAATACTTTCCAACACTTCCGGCACTTGTTCCACCTGGCGGTAAATTTCGGCCGTGCCAATCCGCACTCCTCCTGGGTTCAGTACTGCATCCGCACGCCCATGGATAATGACGCCACCCTGTTCAGTTAACTCGCCGTAATCCCCATGACACCAAATACCAGGAAAGTTACTGAAGTAAGCTTTGTGATACTTGCTTCCATCTGGGTCTTGCCAGAAACCGATAGGCATGGAAGGGAAAGGCTGTTTACAAACCAGCTCGCCTTTCTCACCAGTGATTGCTTCACCTGCCTCATTGTAAAACTCCACAGCCATACCTAATCCGCGACATTGCAACTGACCACGATAGACTGGCAGGGTAGGGTTGCCCAAAGCAAAGCAAGAAATAATATCAGTACCGCCAGAAATGGAGGATAAGCAAACATCCTGCTTGATATCCCGATACACATAATCAAAGCTTTCGTGGCTGAGGGGAGAGCCAGTGGATAAGATGGCTTTCAGGGCAGGCAATTGATGGGATTGAGCGGGCTTTACCTCGGCTTTTTCTAGGGCTGCAATATATTTAGCACTGGTACCAAATACAGAAATGTGCTCTTTTTCAGCCATATCCCACAACACAGTGGGCTCAGGGTGAAAAGGGGAGCCATCATAAAGCACCAAGGTAGCACCAGAGGCTAACCCACTAACCAGCCAGTTCCACATCATCCAGCCACAGGTAGTGAAATAAAACAGCACATCCTGGTCGGTAATGTCAGTATGCAGTTGATGCTCTTTCAAATGCTGAAGGAGGGTGCCACCTACACCATGAACAATACACTTTGGCTTTCCAGTGGTGCCAGATGAATACAAAATAAAGAGCGGATCATCAAAGGCACATGACTCGAAGCATAATTGATAATCGGCCGGTGGTGTTGCCAGTAGTTCTGCCCAGTCAGTGCTCTTAGCATGCTCACTAATATCCAAAGGCTGCTCCAAAAATTGAAGAATAACCGTGTGGTGGACATTGGGTAATTGCTGCTGGATTTGCTTCAGCTTGGGACGACAGTCAATCACTTTGCCGTTGTAGTAGTAACCGCTGCAGGCAATAAACACTTTAGGCTCAATCTGGCCAAACCGATCGACTACCCCATGGGTACCAAAGTCAGGTGAGCAGGAAGACCAGACTGCACCTAAACTGGCTGTCGCTAACATAGCAATAATCGCTTCAGAGCAGTTAGGCAGCATCCCCACCACCCGGTCACCCTTTGCTACCCCCATGGCTTTGAGCTGATAACTGACAGCAGTGACTTGCTCAAATAGCTCTGCATAGCTAAGTTGCTGGCGGCGGCCTGACTCATCATAACTAATGATGGCAGGATGGTTATCACGGCGACTGAGTAAATGCTCAGCGTAGTTAAGGGTACTACCCTGGAACCACCGTATATTGGTAAAGAATTGGGCATCCTGCATGGGTTGTTCATTGGTTAAGGTTTGCTGAGGGGGGCGATGAAACTTCACCTGGCAGAACTCAGTGATACTCTTCCAAAAGGTCGCAATATTTTCAATGGACCACTGATATAGGGCAGGGTAATCAGATAATGAGCATTGTTGCTGTTGCTCAAGGTATTGACGAAACTGGGTGATTCTCGCTTGCTGGATACGTTCAGCAGAGGGCTGCCAAATTGGACTGTCCTTCATTTTACTTTCTCAACTGGTCTACTACGGGCGCGTAGTATGGGTTCTTATTCTTGTTACTTTCTTGCCCCTCGGGCAAGTGGTTGTCGCAAAAGCTAGCGGATATGGGGTGACAGGGTGTTCTGTAGCTAAGGCATGGATGCCACTTCAAGAGCGGCGGAAGAATATCCTGTTATTCCATATCGGACACTAAATTGACTTTCTGTACTCTTTTGCGACAGCCTCGGTTAAGAGGGTAACTATTTTCAAAGGGTAACACTCATCGCCTGGGCGACATTGGAGCGGTTAGCGCGCCCTAGTTGATGGCATAACCGCTGACTAATGTCAATCAGCTTAGGCAGCTGTAGGCCTGTAGCAAAGCCTAATGACTCAACCAGATAAGTCACATCTTCAGTTGCGACATTACCACTGGCACCTTTCGCATAGGGACAGCCTCCTAACCCGGCGATAGCACTATCCACAATTCGTATTCCTTGATTCAGGGCTTGGTAAATATTGACCAATGCCTGACCGTAAGTATTGTGAAAATGAACCGCTAATTTACCAGTTCCGGTAATAGGTATTACCAAATCCAGTAATGGCTTTATTTTGGCTGGTGTGCCAATACCGATGGTGTCACCCAGTGATATTTCATCACAGCCGAGGTCCAGCAGCTGCTGAACGACTGGGGCTACTTGGGCGGGTGAGATATTCCCTTCATAAGGACAGCCCACCACACAGGAAACATAGCCTCTTACTCGTAGTCCTTGTTGCTTGGCCTGCTTTGCCACTGGGTCAAAGCGCTGCAGACTTTCAGCAATCGAGCAGTTGATGTTTTTTTGGGAGAAGGTTTCTGAGGCTGCGCCAAACACGGCAATTTCGTTGACTTTGGCTTCAATGGCTTGCTCCAAACCTTTCATATTGGGCGTAAGGGTGCTGTAAATCGTGTTAGGTTGGCGCTTAAGCTGCTGACAAACCTCAGTTGTATTGGCCATCTGAGGCACCCATTTGGGCGAAACAAAGCTGCCGCATTCAATGTGCCGAATACCTGCTGCTACTAGGTCTTCAATCAAAGCGATGCGAGTGGCTACTGAGACCGGGGTTGGCTCGTTCTGCAAACCATCCCGAGGGCCTACTTCAACGATACGGACAGCTTCTTTAGGCATTAGCAGGCTCCTTTTGGTTGGCTTCTTCCACATGTAAAGCCAGCAAATCAGTGCCTTCACTCACTAAGTCGCCTGCCTTGAAGTAAATGGCATCCACTGATCCTGCAGAAGGGGCATGAATGGTGTGCTCCATTTTCATCGCTTCCAGCACCATCAAAGGCTGCCCTTGCTCCACCTGCTGGCCTGTGGTTACCAGCACTGAAACAACCGAGCCTGGCATGGGGGCTACTAATGCCTGGTCATGGGGGCTCGCAGCTGAGGGGTTATTGAGAAGGCTGGGTGGTTGCTCTATGCACCAATCTTGCTGCTCGATATGAAGCCAATATTGGCTGTCTGTGCTGGTAATGGTGGCACTCACCATTTTTGAGTTCAGCTGAGCGATGAGTTGATGCTGTTGCCGTTTACCCTGGCAATGGTATTTGTCAGCGCCAATAGTTAATTCCCACTGTCTATCACTTAGCCATTTCACATGAACGGCCATAGGCTGCTGGTCCACCAGCCAGTGAAAAGTAGACTCTGCCTGATAGTTACAACGCCAGGGTGCTTGGTTAGCCCACGGATTGCAGGTAGGAGAGGTTTGTTGACTGGCTTCAGGGATTAACTGAAATAGAGTGACCAGTACTAATGCTTGCTGTAATGGATCAGCGCTGGCTTGAAGCAAGCTAGGCAGCTGCTGGTTAAGAAGGTGAGTATGGTATAGCCCTTCAACAAACCATTGACTATTTAGGACTGCCAGCAAAAATGCACGATTATGGGTAAGCCCCAGTAGAGTCGTGTGGTCCAGGGCTTGTTCCATGCGCTGAATGGCTTGAAGCCGGGTTTCTCCCCAAGTAACCAGTTTGGCTAACATGGGGTCATAGTGAACGCCAATCCTGTCCCCTTGAGTGAGGCCATGCTCAACTCGCAAATAGGGCTGAGGCTCTGGCCATTCCAGGTGAAGTATTGGGCCAGTAGCCGGTAAAAAATTGTTTTGCGGGTCCTCAGCGTACAGTCTGACTTCAATGGCATGACCATCAATAGCTAATTCACTTTGGGCAACAGGTAAAGGCTCTCCACAAGCCACTGCTAATTGCCAGGCAACCAGATCAGTGCTGGTGATCATTTCGGTCACTGGGTGTTCTACCTGGAGCCGGGTGTTCATTTCCATAAAGTAAAATTGACCATCAGCAGCCAGCAAAAACTCAACTGTACCTGCCCCAACATAGTTAATTGCTTGAGCAGCGGCTAATGCTGCCTGGCCCATTTGTTGTCGGAGCGATGGGCCTAACCCTGGAGCAGGGGCTTCTTCAATAATTTTTTGGTGGCGACGTTGGATAGAGCAATCCCGTTCAAATAGATACACCCCGCTGCCTTGGCTATCACAAAATACTTGTATTTCCACATGGCGTGCCTCAGCCAGATACTTTTCAACTATCAGGGTGTCATCGCTAAAGCTGGCTTTGGCTTCTCGCTTAGCACTCTGATAAGCACTGGCAAATTCCTTTTCTGCACTAACCACACGCATCCCTTTGCCACCACCACCAGCCGCTGCTTTCAGTAATACTGGAAAGCCAATTTGTTTGGCGGCATTGAGTAGGGTAGCTTGCTGCTGGTCGGCTTGGTGGTAGCCAGGCATAACCGGGACACCAGCTTTTTCCATCAGCTGCTTGGCTTGTTGTTTAGAGCCCATTAAGCGAATGGCATTGGCTGGTGGACCAATAAACCGAATACCAGCTTGCTCACAAGCAGCCGCAAATTCAGCATTTTCAGCGAGAAAGCCATAGCCAGGGTGAATTGCTTCAGCATTGGTTTGCTGGGCAGCATTAAGGATGGCTTGTTGATTGAGGTAGCTGTCTCGGCTGGGGGCTGGGCCAATCCAAATGGCTTGATCCGCGAGTTGGGCATGGCGGCTGTGACGGTCTGCCTCTGAGTAGACAGCCACGCACTGGATACCCATGGCTTGAGCGGTATGAATAATCCGGCAAGCGATTTCTCCTCGGTTGGCAATCAGAACTCGCTTAAACATGCTGGCTTTCCTCCTGCCAAGCCGGCTTACGCTTTTCTAAAAAGGCGCTCAAGCCTTCTTTGCCTTCAGCTGAGGCTCGAATATCCGCAATCAGCTGTTGAGTGTATTCAGTTAAGGCAGGCCCTATGGGCATGTTAACCACTTGATGGATCAGCTGCTTAGCCGCTTTCATGGCTTCAGGGCCGTTGCTGGAGTAACGTTGGCAGAGCCGTTCAGTAATGGCTGGCAGCTCTTCCGGTTGAGCAACTAAATGAACCAACCCAAGTTGCTCTGCAGTTTCTACATCGATGGTTTCCGCACTTAAAAAATAGCGGCGGGCCGCCCGTGCCCCCATCGCTTGAATCACATAAGGACTGATGACCGCAGGTACCAGGCCTAACTTGACTTCACTTAAGCAAAACTGGGCTTTGGGGGTGGCAATGACCATATCGCAGCAGGCGACTAGGCCAACCGCACCACCATAGGCGGCTCCCTGAACGATTGCGATAGTGGGTTTGGGAAACTCATTGAGAGCTTGCAGCATTTTGGCCAGTTCACTGGCATCTTGCAGGTTGTCCTGGTAGCTGTGGTTGGCCATTCGGCGCATCCAGCCAAGGTCTGCCCCGGCACTGAAATGGCGGCCATTGGCTTTGAGAATGAGCGAGCGTACTTGGTCATCGTGGGCTAATTGATTAAATACTGCCTGCAGCTCTGCAATCATTTCATCATTAAAGGCGTTGTGCACTTCTGGGCGGTTAAGTACTAGCTCAATTGCGCCTTGAGCCAGCGGATTGACTTGAAGAAAGCGAGTGGCACTGAGGTCAACGGAATTCATGGTCACTATCCTTTTTATCTTCTGACCTTATTTACATTCTGAAAATACCGAAAGTATTGCGGGTTGTGGTTGGAGTAGAGGTTGAAACAGGTGCAGCTGAGTTGGCTTGGTAGGCTGCGGCCAGGCCAAGCCCTACCACTGTTCGGGTGTCTTTTGGATCAATGACGCCGTCATCCCATAAGCGTGCACTGGCATAATAAGCGTGAGCTTGTTTGTCATATTCGGCGCTGACTTCTGCTTTAAAGGTGGCTTGTTCAGGATCAGGCCAGTCCTGCTGCCGTTTTGCCATGGCAGCGGCTTTCACCTGAGTGAGTACACCAGCCGCTTGCTCACCACCCATTACGCCAATTCGGGCATTGGGCCACATCCATAGCAAGCGAGGGTCATAAGCACGGCCGCACATGCCATAGTTTCCTGCACCATAACTCCCCCCAATAATGACGGTTAGCTTAGGTACGTTGGCGCAGGCT is part of the Spartinivicinus poritis genome and harbors:
- a CDS encoding TatD family hydrolase; protein product: MLIDSHCHLDRIDLAPYQGDLSAALQQASNRGVAGFLAIAVDKDNINTVVEIAQLYDNVWASVGVHPLSAAEGSLSVEELISHASQEKVVAIGETGLDYYYDQHSQAEQLKSFADHIAVAKQLNKPLVIHTRQAKADTLTLLRSEGAEQAGGVLHCFTEDWDMAKQAMDLGFYISISGIVTFKKATNVHEVAKQVPLDRLLVETDSPYLAPVPYRGKTNEPQYVVEVAKCLAELRGESFDVLAQQTTENFFRLFAGARRL
- the mltG gene encoding endolytic transglycosylase MltG produces the protein MRTFIFKTITLLLFLAGIALVAAAWALIYGVDMYGQQPLKAQQQTTLTIASGSSVKQITQQLKSQGLVEYDWLFALYIRAKGKAHQLKAGEFELQANANHQDLLSTLVNGKQRQYSVTLVEGWNVKQMLSAITKHPQITHTLPVSVDQESLLEALGLPSKHAEGLFFPDTYFFTAGMSDKDLLLRAYRKMDKVLAQEWQQRKEGLPYQSPYEVLIMASIVEKETGTAGERPQIAGVFTRRLEKGMRLQTDPTVIYGLGEKYQGNLTRKHLRQPTPYNTYTIKGLPPTPIALPGKAAINAVLNPAPGKSLYFVAKGDGSHYFSATLKEHNRAVRKYQLNRRANYRSQPVNN
- the tmk gene encoding dTMP kinase; its protein translation is MSKLKSGLFITVEGSEGVGKSTCISFITNWLHANGLPCIATREPGGTPFAETIRNLLLAPQQEPVTDLTELLLMFAARAQHLEQVIKPAMAEQKIVVCDRFTDATYAYQGGGRGGDFLQISQLEQLVQGSLRPHATLLLDMPVADALKRAAKRGALDRIESQTIDFFERVRQAYLERAKQYPEQFYLIDASQPLAQVQQQVEQVLAKVVKQHA
- the pabC gene encoding aminodeoxychorismate lyase — protein: MAEQGRLNNGWLNGEAVADLPATDRGLHYGDGLFETIRVDNKQPIWWQQHLERLLLGCERLGITIEPGIVEQELQGFIVKQKDHGIVKLMITRGSGGRGYSPSGANQPTRLLLWYPLPNYPAKNFQQGIQLFDCQSLLGHQPLLAGLKHLNRLEQVLARQEWNDNQFAEGLMLDLNQHIVEGTMTNVFWVADNGELHTPNLNDCGVAGVCRQFVLQQAQQLGITTKQECYTVADLAKAKEVFVCNSVIGVWPVRAYRQWSWPLGSLTQQLQALINAVMPCERLFSKQ
- a CDS encoding PilZ domain-containing protein; translation: MKPPKFGPRNGILSLTIKDKAVLYAAYMPFVGNGGLFIPTNKTYQLGDEVFLLLNLMDEPEKIPVAGKVVWVTPKGAQGNRAAGIGVQFNGQDDMARNKIETYLAGALQSDRPTHTM
- a CDS encoding DNA polymerase III subunit delta', with product MLSFEAKPLPWQLAQWQQLMAQRHQQKLAHAYLLHGMPGVGKLHFAQLFGQLLLCVQPNVNTTAPCQQCKSCLLFNAGSHPDILQIAPEGTGKPIKVDQIRQLIDFAAKTAQQGGYRVIIIDPADAMNINASNALLKCLEEPGHNTILLLLSEQTSALLATIKSRCQVLAFPLPELELAKDWLLHQSLPDSDLENLLVAAHYQPLTALTFHKEQRLKQRQALQSCLAAITKGQKTPVAAAQEWLNEDLLCLFDWLVDWLAEMIKWAMAKDETFIKNQDMLKMLSYVSTKAGVTRLYGYYMWLSEQRQRLLGAANQNKQLMLESLFIGWLHLTIH
- the fabF gene encoding beta-ketoacyl-ACP synthase II; this encodes MSRRRVVITGLGLVTPLGNTVSATWQKILAGQSGISTIDFMDVANLPTKFAGAIKDLDITEYMPAKQARKIDMFIQYGLVAAIQAIKDAGFEVSDANADRIGTVIGSGIGGISTIEQNVQILNQSGPRRISPFFVPASIVNMASGQLSMMYNLRGPNYAISTACTTGTHCIGLAARNIAYDEADIMVAGGAEKASAAIGMAGFSAARALSTRNDDPEKASRPWDKDRDGFVLSDGAGVLVLEEYEHAKRRGATIYAELTGFGMSADAFHVTAPPEDGRGALKAMKNALKDAKLPPEQINYINAHGTSTPAGDVAESRAVEQLMGSHATALAMSSTKSMTGHLLGAAGAIEAAFTALAIRDQVVPPTINLDNPDPECTLDYVPHEARSLAIEYALSNSFGFGGTNASLVFAKV